The Kineococcus mangrovi region AACCGGGAGACGACTGCCCCCCAGCGCAGCGCGACGACGAGCGCGACGGCGAGGCACGCGAGGGCGATGAGCACCGACCCGGTCGCCTCCCACACCCCCGACGCGGCCAGGACCGCGGTCAGGACCGGGAGGTAGACGGCCATCCCCAGGTCCTCCAGGACCAGGATGCCCAGGACGGAGGGCGTCTCCCGGTTCCCCAGGCGCCCCAGGTCGCTCAGGACCTTGGCCACGATGCCGGACGAGCTCACCGCGGTGATGCCGAACATCGCCAGCGCGCCCACGGGGCCGAAGCCGAGCAGCAGCCCGAAGGCGGCGCCGGGCAACCCGTTGAGCAGCAGGTCCAGGACCCCCACGGGCGCCTGGCGCCGCAGGTTGCCCAGCAGGTCGCCCGCGGAGTACTCCAGGCCCAGCAGGAGCAGCAGCATGACGACGCCGACCTGGGAGGCCGCCTCGAGGAACTCCTCGGGGGCGTTCAGCGGGACGACGCCGCCCGCGCCGAAGGCCAGGCCGGCGAGCAGGTACAGCGGGACCGGGGAGATGCCCAACCGGCCGGCGAGGCGACCGACGAGGCCGAGGCCGAAGATGACCGCACCGAGCTCGATGAGCAGAGCGGCGGTGTGGACCTGTTCCAACCGTCCTCCCTCCGCCCCGGGCCTCGCGCGCCCGCGGCCTCAGCCGTTCTGCAGCAGTTCCGCCGTCGCGCGGACCCCTTCCTGGGTCCCGACGACGACGATCTTGTCACCGGTGGCGAACTCCTGGGACGGCGCGGGCGAGGGGACGACCTCCCCGGCGCGCACGAGCGCGACGACGGAGGCACCCGTGCGGCTGCGGATCGCCGCGTCCCCCAGGGTCTTGCCGACGTAGGGCGAGGTGTCCTCGAGGTAGATGCCCTCGGTGGCCAGACCCTCGATCTGCTCGCGCAGGCGGGCCAGGCGCTCGATGACGCGCGGCTGCCCGAGCAGCTCCGCCAGCACCTCGGCCTCGTCGCCGTCGAGGTCGATCACGGCGTGGCAGGCGTCGGGATCGTCCTGGGAGTAGACGAGCAGCTCGCGCTCGCCGCCACGGGTGGAGATCACGCCGATGCGGCGGCCGCGCGCGGTGGTGAAGTCGTGCCGCAGCCCGACGCCGGGCAGCTTGGTCTCTTCCAGGTCCACGGTCCTCAGTGTCCTCCACGGTCGAGGGGGCCGGCGACCAGGGCGGCGACCGTCCCCCGGACGCCGCAGCCGCGCGACGTCCTGACGGTCCCAACGCCGGCGCGGTGCGCTCCCGTCCCCGACCCGCCGCACCGGACCCTTGCCCGGAGGGGATCCGTCGTGCATGATCTGCGGACCCGCGGTGCAGCGATGCACGGCGTCGTGCACGGACGTGCCCGGCGACCGTCGCACGGTGGCGGCGGACAACTGAAGACACCCATTCCACGACGGATCGTCCGGCACGTACCTGCCGGTGGAAGGACAACGACGATGGCTACGGTCACGTTCGACAAGGCGACGCGCATCTACCCCGGCGGCGACAAGGCCGCCGTCGACGCCCTGGACCTGCACGTCGAGGACGGCGAGTTCCTCGTCCTCGTCGGCCCCTCCGGCTGCGGCAAGTCGACCTCCCTGCGCATGCTCGCCGGTCTCGAGGACGTCAACGGCGGACGCATCCTCATCGGTGACCGCGACGTCACGACGGTCCCGCCGAAGGACCGCGACATCGCGATGGTGTTCCAGAACTACGCGCTCTACCCGCACATGACGGTCGCCGACAACATGGGCTTCGCGCTCAAGATCGCCGGCACCCCCAAGGACGAGATCAAGCGCCGCGTGCAGGAGGCGGCCAAGATCCTCGACCTCGAGCAGTACCTGACCCGCAAGCCGAAGGCCCTCTCCGGTGGTCAGCGCCAGCGCGTCGCCATGGGCCGCGCGATCGTGCGTCAGCCGCAGGTCTTCCTCATGGACGAGCCGCTGTCGAACCTCGACGCCAAGCTCCGCGTCCAGACGCGCACCCAGATCGCCTCGCTGCAGCGCCGCCTGGCCGTCACGACGGTCTACGTCACGCACGACCAGGTCGAGGCCATGACGATGGGCGACCGCGTCGCGGTCCTCAAGGACGGTCTGCTGCAGCAGGTCGACACCCCGCGGCGCATGTACGACCACCCGAACAACGTCTTCGTCGCCGGCTTCATCGGCTCCCCGGCCATGAACCTGCTGACGCTCGACGCGACCGACGGCGGCCTCAAGCTCGGTGACACCCTGCACCCGGTGGAGCGCTCGGTCCTGTCCGGCACGGGCGACAAGGTCACCCTGGGGGTCCGGCCCGAGGACCTGGAGCTGTCCACCTCGGGCCTGCCGGTCCAGGTCGACGTCGTCGAGGAGCTCGGCGCCGACGCCTACATCTACGGTTCGCTCGCGCAGGCCGGTGGCGAGGCCCACCAGGTCATCGCGCGCGTCGACGGTCGCCGTCCCCCGGAGAAGGGCTCGACGGTCCACTTCACGCCCAAGCAGGGCCACGTCCACCTGTTCGACGTGACCAGCGGTGAGCGCCTCGGCGCCTGAGCGCCCAGCGCCTGACCGGAGGGCCGCCACTCCCCGCGGGGGTGGCGGCCTTCCGTGCTCGCGGCCGGCGGGCTGAGAGGATGGTCGCGTGAGCACCTCGACGGCGGCGTCGCTGCAGATCACCGCTGCCCGCCCGTACCCCGAACTGCTGGACCTGCCCTGGGACGTCCCGCTGGAGGAGTGGCCCGAGCACCACCTCGCCGCGCTCCCCCGGGGCATCTCCCGGCACATCGTGCGGTTCGTCAAGCTCGGCAACCGCGTCCTGGCGGTCAAGGAGACCAACGCCCCCATCGCCCACCGCGAGTACCGGATGCTGCGGCTGCTGAACCGGCTCGAGGTGCCCTCGGTGGCCCCGGTCGCCGTCATCACCGGCCGGGTCGGTCGCGACGGGGAACCCCTCAACGCCGTGCTCATCACCCGGCACCTGCAGTACTCGCTGCCCTACCGGGCCCTCTACAGCCAGATGCTGCGGCCCGACACGGCCAAGCGCGCCGTCGACGCGCTCGCGGTGCTCCTCGTCAAGCTGCACCTCACCGGTTTCTACTGGGGTGACGTCTCCCTGTCCAACGCCCTGTTCCGCCGCGACGCCGGTGCCTTCGCCGCGTACCTCGTGGACGCCGAGACGGGTGAGCTGTACGACGAGCTGTCCACCGGGCAGCGCGGGTACGACGTGGACCTGGCCCGGACGAACATCGCCGGTGAGCTGATGGACGTCGTCGCCTCCGAGGCCCTGGACGCCGACATGGACGAGGTGCTCGCCATCGCCGACCGCATCGTCTCCCGGTACCACGCGCTGTGGGCCGAGCTCACCGAGCCGGAGTCGTTCGAGCGCGGGGACCGCTGGCGCGTCGAGGCGCGCATCCGCCGCCTCAACGACCTCGGCTTCGACGTCGGGGAACTGGCCATCACCACCGACATCGACGGTACGACGGTCCGGATCGAGCCCAAGGTCGTCGACGCCGGCCACCACTCGCGGCGGCTGCTGCGCCTCACCGGCCTGGACGCCGAGGAGAACCAGGCGCGACGGCTGCTCAACGACCTCGACTCCTACACCGCCGCGAACGGCCGGCAGGGCGAGGACGAGGAGATCGTCGCCCACGACTGGGTTGCCGACGTCTTCGAACCCGTCCAGCGCGCCGTGCCGCGCGAGATGCGGGGCAAGGTCGAAGCTGCTGAACTGTTCCACGAGGTGCTCGAGCACCGCTGGTAC contains the following coding sequences:
- a CDS encoding cation:proton antiporter is translated as MEQVHTAALLIELGAVIFGLGLVGRLAGRLGISPVPLYLLAGLAFGAGGVVPLNAPEEFLEAASQVGVVMLLLLLGLEYSAGDLLGNLRRQAPVGVLDLLLNGLPGAAFGLLLGFGPVGALAMFGITAVSSSGIVAKVLSDLGRLGNRETPSVLGILVLEDLGMAVYLPVLTAVLAASGVWEATGSVLIALACLAVALVVALRWGAVVSRFVSGGSGEVTLLRVLGLALLVAGVAEQLHVSAAVGAFLLGISLSNDLPPEAHHRLEPLRDLFAAVFFVSFGLATNPSTLPPVLVPALGLVVVGVATKLVTGWVAARRAGIAVPGRVRAGAALIPRGEFSIVIAGLATAAGVDARLAALAAAYVLVMAVLGPVLARFADPWARAWVRRRRERAATTAR
- a CDS encoding cation:proton antiporter regulatory subunit, yielding MDLEETKLPGVGLRHDFTTARGRRIGVISTRGGERELLVYSQDDPDACHAVIDLDGDEAEVLAELLGQPRVIERLARLREQIEGLATEGIYLEDTSPYVGKTLGDAAIRSRTGASVVALVRAGEVVPSPAPSQEFATGDKIVVVGTQEGVRATAELLQNG
- a CDS encoding ABC transporter ATP-binding protein; translated protein: MATVTFDKATRIYPGGDKAAVDALDLHVEDGEFLVLVGPSGCGKSTSLRMLAGLEDVNGGRILIGDRDVTTVPPKDRDIAMVFQNYALYPHMTVADNMGFALKIAGTPKDEIKRRVQEAAKILDLEQYLTRKPKALSGGQRQRVAMGRAIVRQPQVFLMDEPLSNLDAKLRVQTRTQIASLQRRLAVTTVYVTHDQVEAMTMGDRVAVLKDGLLQQVDTPRRMYDHPNNVFVAGFIGSPAMNLLTLDATDGGLKLGDTLHPVERSVLSGTGDKVTLGVRPEDLELSTSGLPVQVDVVEELGADAYIYGSLAQAGGEAHQVIARVDGRRPPEKGSTVHFTPKQGHVHLFDVTSGERLGA
- a CDS encoding DUF4032 domain-containing protein encodes the protein MSTSTAASLQITAARPYPELLDLPWDVPLEEWPEHHLAALPRGISRHIVRFVKLGNRVLAVKETNAPIAHREYRMLRLLNRLEVPSVAPVAVITGRVGRDGEPLNAVLITRHLQYSLPYRALYSQMLRPDTAKRAVDALAVLLVKLHLTGFYWGDVSLSNALFRRDAGAFAAYLVDAETGELYDELSTGQRGYDVDLARTNIAGELMDVVASEALDADMDEVLAIADRIVSRYHALWAELTEPESFERGDRWRVEARIRRLNDLGFDVGELAITTDIDGTTVRIEPKVVDAGHHSRRLLRLTGLDAEENQARRLLNDLDSYTAANGRQGEDEEIVAHDWVADVFEPVQRAVPREMRGKVEAAELFHEVLEHRWYLSERASHDVGLEEAVNSYVVGVLPNKPDERAVLGVGTREIPVVDPDMY